One Dietzia sp. JS16-p6b genomic window carries:
- a CDS encoding geranylgeranyl reductase family protein has protein sequence MERMDPRPRPPASTDVLVVGCGPAGSATATWLARAGREVTVLDAAAFPRDKTCGDGLTPRAMGEVDRLGLGGWARDRITIRGLELRGFGHERRVPWPDGDHGGVASAVRRTVFDDRLRAVAVEAGSTVLDGVRVTGVEKGDDGEVVAVRAGADRIACRTLVLADGVRSPVGRMLGRTWHRDTVYAVAARSYVRSARHDHPWIGSDLELRDEAGTIQPGYGWVFPLGDGEVNLGVGALATATRPANVAVRDLLLHYARSVRRSWALEGDPHAVTSALLPMGGAVSGLAGPNWAAVGDAAACVNPLNGEGIDYALEGGRLLADLVTAGGAGGDLTRAWPEVLRRNYGEAFAIARDAARLLTYPRFLPLAGPVGMRSQTLMSAAVRCMSNTVAESDRDLVARAWRAAGSVARRLDRRPLFAD, from the coding sequence ATGGAGCGCATGGATCCACGGCCGCGCCCTCCCGCTTCGACCGATGTCCTCGTGGTGGGGTGCGGCCCCGCCGGTTCGGCCACCGCCACCTGGTTGGCGCGGGCCGGGCGCGAGGTCACGGTGCTGGACGCCGCGGCGTTCCCCCGGGACAAGACCTGCGGCGACGGCCTGACCCCACGGGCGATGGGCGAGGTCGACCGGTTGGGACTGGGCGGGTGGGCGCGTGACCGGATCACCATCCGGGGACTCGAGTTGCGGGGCTTCGGTCACGAGCGACGCGTGCCGTGGCCGGACGGGGATCACGGCGGGGTCGCCTCGGCGGTGCGTCGCACGGTGTTCGACGACCGGCTGCGTGCGGTGGCCGTCGAGGCCGGGTCGACGGTGCTCGACGGTGTTCGGGTGACCGGCGTGGAGAAGGGTGACGACGGCGAGGTCGTCGCTGTCCGGGCCGGGGCCGACCGCATCGCGTGCCGGACCCTCGTCCTCGCGGACGGCGTGCGCTCGCCGGTGGGCCGGATGCTGGGTCGGACCTGGCACCGGGACACGGTGTACGCGGTGGCGGCACGGTCGTACGTGCGGTCGGCCAGGCACGATCATCCGTGGATCGGTTCGGACCTGGAACTCCGCGACGAGGCCGGCACGATCCAGCCCGGCTACGGCTGGGTGTTCCCGCTGGGCGACGGGGAGGTCAACCTCGGGGTGGGCGCCCTGGCCACGGCGACCCGGCCGGCGAACGTCGCGGTCAGAGACCTCCTGCTCCACTACGCCCGTAGCGTCCGCCGGAGCTGGGCGTTGGAGGGTGACCCGCACGCGGTGACGTCGGCACTGCTCCCGATGGGCGGGGCGGTCTCGGGGCTGGCCGGCCCTAACTGGGCGGCGGTGGGCGACGCCGCCGCCTGCGTCAACCCGCTCAACGGCGAGGGCATCGATTACGCGCTCGAGGGCGGGCGGCTCCTCGCGGACCTCGTCACCGCCGGCGGCGCGGGCGGCGATCTGACCCGGGCGTGGCCGGAGGTGCTGCGCCGGAACTACGGCGAGGCGTTCGCCATCGCCCGGGACGCCGCCAGGCTGCTCACCTACCCGCGGTTCCTTCCGCTGGCAGGGCCGGTGGGGATGCGGTCGCAGACTCTCATGTCGGCGGCGGTACGGT